From Candidatus Bathyarchaeia archaeon:
GGGCGAATCCATGGATGAGATGGCCAAACATAATATTCTAGGCAGAACACCAGGAATGTGCCGGCTGCTTGAAGCAGAAATGACGCTATAATAAAGGCGCCCATTCCGTGGAGAATTCCTTCTTCAGGTTTCCGGGGAGGCCTATCCATAACATCAACGTCTGGAGGGTCTGTGGCAAGAGCCACCGCCGGGGCACCGTCAGTAACAAGATTTATCCACAGTATCATAGCCGGCAAGAGTGGAAGCGGAAACATTTCAGGTGAGAATATCCCGCCGAGAATTGCGAAGGTCCCTATAACCAATAATTCGTCAAAGTTGCATGCCAGAAGGAAGCGGGCATATTTACGTATGTTGTCATAGATCACCCTGCCTTGCTCCACAGCCTTAACGATTGTTGCAAAGTTGTCATCCACCAAAACCAGATCAGCAGCCTCTCTTGTGACATCTGTTCCGCTTATGCCCATAGCGACGCCCACATCAGCAGCTTTCACTGCCGGCGCGTCATTAACACCGTCACCCGTCATCGCCACTATGTGACCCTTCTTTTTCAAGGCGTTGACAATCCTAAGTTTGTGCTCCGGGGAGACCCTAGCGTATACCGTCACTTTTTCAACAATCTTCTCGAATTCTTCATCGCTCATTTTATCCAATTCGGCGCCTGTTAGAACAATGTCGCCCTCTCGGTATATTCCAACTTCTTTGGCGACCGCTATAGCTGTTAATTTGTGGTCACCTGTTATCATGACCGTTTTTATGCCCGCCCTTTGACACTTCTTGTTTGCCTCTATGGCTTCCTCCCGTGGGGGATCGATCATGCCTTGAAGACCTACAAAAACCATTCCCTTCTCGACAACTTCAGCGCTATACTTTTCCATGGATGCGGGCAAACGTCTATATGCCATCGCAAGAACTCGCAGAGCGCTACTGGCCAATTGCTCATTTATTTCCAGAATTTTTTTCTTCTTTTCTTCAGTAAGTTTTCGCTCTTTTCCATCTTCAAGAATATGAGTGCATTTTTCAAGGACCACTTCAGGTGCCCCTTTCATGTAAGCATAGATTTCACCGTCTGGAGTTTTGTGAATGGTTGTCATGCACTTTCTCTCTGAAGTGAATGGGATTTCGCCTATCCGTGGGAACATAGCCTCCAAAGCTTCTTTTTCGAGTCCAGCCTTGGCTGCCGCAACTATTAAGGCGCCTTCCGTTGGATCCCCGAATATTTCCCAAGTGTTTTTCTGATCGTTTCTTCTTAGGCTTGCATTGTTGCATAATGCTCCTATACGCAGGAGCAGCTCGAGGCTTCCTTCCGGGTTAATGGCCTCGCCACCTATGTGAAACTCGCCTTTAGGCTCGTAGCCTACACCGGTGACCTCAATAGTTTTCCCATCAACGTATATTTGCCGAACCGTCATTTCGCCCTTGGTTATTGTCCCCGTTTTGTCCGAGCATATCACGGTTACCGCTCCAAGGCTCTCGGCTGCTGAAAGCCTCCTAACAATGGCGTTCCGTTTTGCGAATTCTCTTGCACCCAAAGCCAGCGCGATCGTCACTATCGCGGGAAGCCCTTCTGGAACCGCGGATATTGCTAGAGAAATTGCTGACATGAAGGCGTTGATGAATCCTTCCACTTCAAATTTCATCTTAGCCGCTACCTCAAAGGCTTCTAGGGCGAAGATTAAAGCACAAACGACAATTACAACCTTGGCTATTTTGCTTGCGAATCTATCCAACTTCTTTTGCAGAGGAGTTTCCTCTTCCTCAGCGGTTTGCACCATTTCAGCTATTTTTCCAAATTCTGTATTCATGCCCGTTGCCACTACAACTGCTTTTCCACGCCCATAAACCACATGGGTAGCGGAGAAAACCATGTTCCGCCTCTCTGTAATCGGAGTGTCTTCTGGCAAAACGGTCAATTCTTTGCTAACTGGCACAGATTCACCCGTAAGGACTGCTTCGTTTGTTTTAAGCTCAATAACCTCTAGGAGACGAGCGTCAGCGGGTATATGGTCACCCTCTTCTAAGGCTAGAATGTCTCCTGGCACAACCTCGCTGGCTGGAATTATGAGTTCTTTGCCGTCCCTTATCACGCGAGCCTTTGGAGCGGCCAATTTTTTAAGGGCTTCAACAGCCTTTTCCGCCCTATATTCTTGGACAAAGCCGGTTATAGCGCATAGGAAGACTATGGCACTTATGGTTATGGTGTCGGCAAAAGCTTCCATGAATTCTCCGCCG
This genomic window contains:
- a CDS encoding cation-translocating P-type ATPase, whose product is MAKPWHAMEVDAVLKELGVTLEGLSSQEVLERLKKYGPNEIRKVKKRTALQMFLDEFKDIFILLLIAATIFSAIIGYWEMLHGGEFMEAFADTITISAIVFLCAITGFVQEYRAEKAVEALKKLAAPKARVIRDGKELIIPASEVVPGDILALEEGDHIPADARLLEVIELKTNEAVLTGESVPVSKELTVLPEDTPITERRNMVFSATHVVYGRGKAVVVATGMNTEFGKIAEMVQTAEEEETPLQKKLDRFASKIAKVVIVVCALIFALEAFEVAAKMKFEVEGFINAFMSAISLAISAVPEGLPAIVTIALALGAREFAKRNAIVRRLSAAESLGAVTVICSDKTGTITKGEMTVRQIYVDGKTIEVTGVGYEPKGEFHIGGEAINPEGSLELLLRIGALCNNASLRRNDQKNTWEIFGDPTEGALIVAAAKAGLEKEALEAMFPRIGEIPFTSERKCMTTIHKTPDGEIYAYMKGAPEVVLEKCTHILEDGKERKLTEEKKKKILEINEQLASSALRVLAMAYRRLPASMEKYSAEVVEKGMVFVGLQGMIDPPREEAIEANKKCQRAGIKTVMITGDHKLTAIAVAKEVGIYREGDIVLTGAELDKMSDEEFEKIVEKVTVYARVSPEHKLRIVNALKKKGHIVAMTGDGVNDAPAVKAADVGVAMGISGTDVTREAADLVLVDDNFATIVKAVEQGRVIYDNIRKYARFLLACNFDELLVIGTFAILGGIFSPEMFPLPLLPAMILWINLVTDGAPAVALATDPPDVDVMDRPPRKPEEGILHGMGAFIIASFLLQAAGTFLVFCLEYYVWPSHPWIRPDGTIDEVARQLTYREATTTAFVQAALFELFVVWNCRSEKRSVWRMGRRAFDNKFFVVADLASVALTLGITYIPITQQLFHLTGLSLTDLAYVAGVASWGLLIFPEIFMGRKVWKWE